One genomic window of Streptomyces sp. WP-1 includes the following:
- a CDS encoding phosphatase PAP2 family protein — protein MTTSAPTTQALDGAAIDGGLYTDVTDFARHTHWLNEPVSVFSAFGMGLFAVYLLVAWWRARGQGSTAMAAVLATPVAVVLAYVVNSGIKDVFDEPRPCRALPHDFLLEACPAPDDYAFPSNHTTVAFAFTVALLLISRRLGALALVTALAMGASRVYVGAHYPHDVAVGALVGSAVSLVIVLVLRRIAPPLVERLRTGALRPLLTSQPS, from the coding sequence ATGACGACTTCCGCCCCGACCACCCAGGCGCTCGACGGCGCGGCGATAGACGGCGGCCTGTACACCGACGTCACCGACTTCGCCCGGCACACGCACTGGCTGAACGAACCGGTGTCGGTGTTCAGCGCCTTCGGCATGGGCCTGTTCGCGGTGTATCTGCTGGTGGCATGGTGGCGGGCCAGAGGTCAGGGCAGCACCGCGATGGCCGCCGTGCTGGCGACACCCGTCGCCGTCGTCCTCGCGTACGTGGTCAACAGCGGGATCAAGGACGTCTTCGACGAGCCCCGCCCGTGCCGCGCGCTCCCCCACGACTTCCTGCTGGAGGCGTGCCCCGCGCCGGACGACTACGCCTTCCCCAGCAACCACACCACCGTCGCGTTCGCCTTCACGGTGGCCCTGCTGCTGATCAGCCGCCGCCTCGGCGCCCTCGCCCTCGTCACCGCGCTCGCGATGGGCGCCTCCCGGGTGTACGTCGGCGCGCACTACCCGCACGACGTCGCCGTGGGCGCCCTGGTCGGCAGCGCCGTCTCCCTCGTCATCGTCCTGGTGCTGCGCCGGATCGCCCCACCGCTGGTGGAACGGCTGCGCACGGGCGCCCTGCGTCCCCTGCTGACGTCCCAGCCCTCCTGA
- a CDS encoding sphingomyelin phosphodiesterase, producing MVSRRTATALTATAAATLLGVAGYTAPAAGAAGAGTSLSVFAWNVDLATAIVDSTQNEKAAQRTPVIESIVREHGADVVVLNEAFNNTSTADITSKLSDLYPYHTPVVGQTCSGGGWTGVSGDCSSSPFVISGGTMILSKYPITAQYAHVFGNSASSTWDYHANKGAALVRIAKGGTQSWVVGTHLQADESGTSTDTTRTTRLAQLREIRSWADSLAGASGPVLIGGDLNVEYYGGRSRGDYADAQSAVNGVLGTPATDPGQTLRTMDCAVSAWCRHMSGIGSFPKDYRDDIDYLGYLNAPGRPVPSAVSPVKVDFDPQPGWTTGQTDTNAPSDHYPIETTFQLN from the coding sequence ATGGTCTCGCGTCGTACCGCTACCGCCCTCACCGCCACCGCGGCCGCCACGCTCCTCGGGGTCGCCGGTTACACGGCCCCCGCGGCCGGTGCGGCGGGCGCCGGCACCAGCCTGTCGGTGTTCGCCTGGAACGTCGACCTCGCCACCGCGATCGTGGACAGCACCCAGAACGAGAAGGCGGCCCAGCGCACGCCGGTCATCGAGTCGATCGTCCGCGAGCACGGCGCGGACGTGGTGGTGCTGAACGAGGCCTTCAACAACACCTCGACCGCGGACATCACCAGCAAGCTGTCCGACCTGTACCCGTACCACACCCCGGTGGTCGGCCAGACCTGTTCCGGCGGCGGCTGGACCGGGGTCAGCGGCGACTGCTCCAGCTCGCCGTTCGTCATCAGCGGCGGCACGATGATCCTGTCCAAGTACCCGATCACCGCCCAGTACGCGCACGTCTTCGGCAACTCCGCGTCCAGCACCTGGGACTACCACGCCAACAAGGGCGCGGCACTGGTCCGGATCGCCAAGGGCGGCACGCAGAGCTGGGTGGTCGGCACCCACCTCCAGGCCGACGAGTCCGGCACCTCCACCGACACCACCCGGACCACCCGGCTCGCCCAGCTCCGCGAGATCCGCTCCTGGGCGGACTCCCTCGCCGGGGCGAGCGGCCCGGTGCTGATCGGCGGCGACCTGAACGTGGAGTACTACGGCGGCCGGTCCCGCGGCGATTACGCCGACGCCCAGAGTGCGGTGAACGGCGTCCTCGGCACCCCCGCCACCGACCCGGGCCAGACCCTGCGCACCATGGACTGCGCGGTCTCCGCCTGGTGCCGGCACATGTCCGGCATCGGGTCCTTCCCCAAGGACTACCGCGACGACATCGACTACCTCGGCTACCTCAACGCCCCCGGCCGCCCGGTCCCCTCGGCCGTCTCCCCGGTGAAGGTCGACTTCGACCCCCAGCCCGGCTGGACCACCGGCCAGACCGACACCAACGCGCCCAGCGACCACTACCCGATCGAGACGACGTTCCAGCTCAACTGA